A part of Ammospiza caudacuta isolate bAmmCau1 chromosome 7, bAmmCau1.pri, whole genome shotgun sequence genomic DNA contains:
- the LOC131559856 gene encoding olfactory receptor 14C36-like yields the protein MSNSSSISHFLLLALADTQQLQLLHFCLLLGISLAALLGNGLIISAVACSHHLHTPMFFFLLNLALSDLGSICTTVPKAMHNSLWDTRNISYKGCVAQLFLIYFFLGTELSLLIIMCYDRYVSICKPLHYGTLLGSRACAHMAAAAWASAFLYSLLHTANTFSLPLCHGNVLGQFFCEIPQILKLSCSNSSLRELGLIAVSACLLFGCFMFIVFSYVQIFRVVLRIPSEQGRHKAFSTCLPHLAVVSLFISTVIFAHLKPPSLSSPSLDLAVSVLYSVVPPALNPLIYSLRNQELKAAVRRLMTGCFQEH from the coding sequence atgtccaacagcagctccatcagccacttcctcctgctggcattagCAGACacgcagcagctgcagctcctgcacttctgcctcttgctgggcatctccctggctgccctcctgggcaacggcctcatcatcagcgccgtagcctgcagccaccacctgcacacgcccatgttcttcttcctgctcaacctggccctcagcgacctgggctccatctgcaccactgtccccaaagccatgcacaattccctttgggacaccaggaacatctcctacaaAGGATGTGTTGCACAGCTATTTCTGATTTACTTCTTCCTTGGAACAGAGCTTTCTCTTCTGAtcatcatgtgctacgaccgctacgtgtccatctgcaaacccctgcactacgggaccctcctgggcagcagagcttgtgcccacatggcagcagctgcctgggccagtgcctttctctattcgctgctgcacacagccaatacattttccttgcccctgtgccatggcaatgtcctgggccagttcttctgtgaaatcccccagatcctcaagctctcctgctcaaaTTCCTCACTCAGGGAACTGGGGCTAATTGCAGTTAGTGCCTGCTTGCTATTTGGTTGTTTtatgttcattgttttctcctatgtgcagatcttcagggtcgtgctgaggatcccctctgagcagggacggcacaaagccttttccacctgcctccctcacctggctgtggtctccctgttCATCAGCACTGTCATATTTGCTCACCTGaagcctccctccctctcctccccatccctggatctggctgtgtcagttctgtactcagtggtgcctccagccctgaaccctctcatctacagcctgaggaaccaggagctcaaggctgctgtgaggagacTGATGACTGGGTGCTTTCAGGAACATTAA